Within the Longimicrobiales bacterium genome, the region GTTGCTCTCACCCTGACGCCTGGGCACGGGAGCGAAGCTAGGCCGGCCCGGATGGCACCTAGGGGTTCGCGCCGTACCCTGCCCTCGACCTTCGCGTGGCCGCCACGCTGCCGAACCAGCACGCCCCACCCCAACCTGCGCGCAGGAGGCCAGGCGATGAGGACAAGTCCCTTCAAGGCCCCCGCAATCAGGGCACCTCTATGGTGGATCAATGGCGTCGGTCAAGCAGTTCCAAGTCACCTTCGACTGCGCAGAACCTGAGCGCGTCGCTCGCTTCTGGTGCGAGGTGTTGGGGTACGTCGTACCGCCACCGCCGGAGGGCTTTGCTAGTTGGGACGATTTTGATCGCGCGCTGCCGCCTGAGCGTCAGGGTTCGGCGTTCGCGTGCGTTGATCCCTCCGGTGTGGGCCCGCGACTGTTCTTCCAGCGCGTTCCCGAAGGCAAGGCCGTCAAGAATCGGCTGCATCTTGACGTGCGGGTCGGCAGCGGGCTCGTGGGGGAAGAGCGCCTGGCCGCACTTGAGGCCGAATGCGCACGACTGGTCGCGCTCGGCGCGGTACGCGTACGACTACTGCGTGCCGATGGCGTCAACGAGTCATGCCTCGTGATGCAGGACATCGAGGGCAACGAGTTCTGTCTCGACTGAGTGGCCGCCAACCTGACGTCAGTCGGGTTCCGTGATCGATTCGGACCCTGTCGTGATGATCAAGGGCCGAGCTACGGCGGACTTCCGTGTCCTGTCGCCGTTGATCTACGAGGTGCCGAGCGATCTCTGCCGCGCAGCGCTCCGCCCGTGCCGCTCGGCACCCTCAAGGGTGCCTGACTTGCCGAACGATGTGGATGGCAACGTCAGCCAGCGCGACTGCCGTTGCGGCTTGGGCGCCGGTCGCACGCGATGCGCTGCCAACGACCGCAACTCAGCGCCTCGACTACTGGATCGGCGGCCTGCTTGGCCGTGTCCGACTCGGGCAACGCTTCCTTACGGTCGGCTCGGCCTCGAGGGATGCAACTGTAGAACCGGGTCCGCGCTGGCGGCAGCCGCTAGCACCTCCGAGCTCGCACGATCGAGCGGGCACCCACGTGCGTTCAGTTGTCTGCCTGCATGAACATCCAGCGGTGCCCCTCCAGGTCTTCGACCCGATAGAGGCGACTGCCGTCCGGGCCGGTCTCAATGCCGGACAGCAGCGACGCTCCGGCCGCCTTCGCG harbors:
- a CDS encoding VOC family protein; translated protein: MASVKQFQVTFDCAEPERVARFWCEVLGYVVPPPPEGFASWDDFDRALPPERQGSAFACVDPSGVGPRLFFQRVPEGKAVKNRLHLDVRVGSGLVGEERLAALEAECARLVALGAVRVRLLRADGVNESCLVMQDIEGNEFCLD